The following coding sequences are from one Mus pahari chromosome X, PAHARI_EIJ_v1.1, whole genome shotgun sequence window:
- the Rnf113a gene encoding E3 ubiquitin-protein ligase RNF113A produces MAEQLSPGNSTHQVCTFLFKKPGRKGAAGRRKRQLCDAGSGDSGSSSDEGNSVVRPKKKQATHNPMIQKTRGSAKQKATYSGLSSEDENEPEGLGVVYKSTRSAKPVGPEDMGATAVYELDTEKDRDAQSIFERSQKIQEERRGKEDDKIYRGINNYQKYVKPKDTSMGNASSGMVRKGPIRAPEHLRATVRWDYQPDICKDYKETGFCGFGDSCKFLHDRSDYKHGWQIERELDEGRYGVYEDENYEVGSDDEEIPFKCFICRQTFQNPVVTKCRHYFCERCALQHFRTTSRCYVCDQQTNGVFNPAKELIAKLGKHRAEAEGDASDFLEDIEENPVSTI; encoded by the coding sequence ATGGCGGAGCAACTTTCTCCAGGGAATTCTACCCATCAGGTGTGCACGTTCCTCTTCAAAAAGCCTGGGCGGAAAGGAGCGGCGGGCCGCAGAAAGCGCCAGCTCTGTGATGCAGGCTCCGGGGACAGCGGCAGCAGCAGTGACGAAGGCAACTCTGTGGTCCGCCCCAAGAAGAAGCAAGCGACCCACAATCCGATGATCCAGAAGACGCGTGGCAGCGCTAAACAGAAGGCAACCTACAGCGGCTTGAGTAGCGAGGACGAGAATGAACCGGAGGGTCTCGGCGTTGTCTACAAGTCTACCCGTTCGGCAAAACCCGTGGGGCCCGAAGATATGGGGGCGACCGCCGTCTACGAGCTGGACACTGAGAAGGATCGAGATGCACAGTCCATCTTTGAGCGGAGCCAGAAGATCCAAGAGGAGCGGAGGGGCAAGGAAGATGACAAGATCTATCGGGGAATCAATAATTATCAGAAGTACGTGAAGCCCAAGGATACATCCATGGGCAATGCTTCCTCTGGGATGGTGAGGAAAGGCCCCATCCGAGCTCCTGAGCATCTACGTGCCACCGTGCGCTGGGATTACCAGCCCGACATCTGCAAGGACTACAAGGAGACTGGATTCTGCGGCTTCGGGGACAGCTGCAAATTCCTTCATGACCGTTCAGATTACAAGCACGGGTGGCAGATCGAACGTGAGCTTGATGAGGGTCGCTATGGTGTCTATGAGGATGAAAACTACGAAGTGGGAAGCGATGATGAGGAAATACCATTCAAGTGTTTCATCTGTCGCCAGACCTTCCAAAATCCAGTTGTCACCAAGTGTAGGCATTATTTCTGCGAGCGCTGTGCATTGCAGCACTTCCGCACCACCTCACGCTGCTATGTCTGTGACCAGCAGACCAATGGTGTCTTTAATCCAGCCAAAGAATTGATTGCTAAACTGGGAAAGCatagagctgaagcagagggTGATGCTTCTGATTTTCTAGAAGACATAGAGGAGAATCCAGTTTCCACTATTTAG
- the Ndufa1 gene encoding NADH dehydrogenase [ubiquinone] 1 alpha subcomplex subunit 1 has protein sequence MWFEILPGLAIMGVCLVIPGVSTAYIQKFTNGGKEKRVARVQYQWYLMERDRRISGVNRYYVSKGLENID, from the exons ATGTGGTTCGAGATTCTCCCTGGCCTCGCCATTATGGGGGTGTGCTTGGTCATCCCCGGGGTGTCCACTGCGTACATCCAGAAATTCACCAACGGGGGCAAG gaaaaacgAGTTGCTCGTGTTCAGTACCAGTGGTACCTGATGGAACGCGATAGGCGTATCTCTGGAGTCAATCGCTACTATGTGTCCAAG GGCCTGGAAAACATTGACTAA